The proteins below are encoded in one region of Paramisgurnus dabryanus chromosome 2, PD_genome_1.1, whole genome shotgun sequence:
- the txnb gene encoding thioredoxin b → MIIVIEDKAGFDNALKNAGSKLVVVDFTATWCGPCQMIKPIFAAMSDDEKFKDVVFLKVDVDDAQEVAASCDIKCMPTFQFYKNGAKIDEFSGANKDQLVEKIHKHK, encoded by the exons ATGATTATTGTAATCGAAGACAAG GCTGGCTTTGACAATGCCCTGAAAAATGCTGGAAGTAAGCTGGTGGTAGTGGACTTCACGGCCACATGGTGCGGGCCCTGCCAGATGATCAAACCAATTTTTGCA GCGATGTCTGATGATGAAAAGTTTAAAGATGTGGTGTTTCTAAAGGTGGATGTGGATGATGCACAG gAAGTGGCTGCCAGCTGTGACATCAAATGTATGCCAACATTCCAGTTTTATAAAAATGGGGCAAAG ATTGATGAATTTTCTGGTGCAAACAAAGATCAACTGGTGGAGAAGATCCATAAGCATAAATAA